CCAGCGGTCTGGGACCACCGGGATGGTCGACGAGCAGCTGCGGCCCCCCGCTCTCCCACAGCAGCTGCCGACACCGACCGCACGGCAGCACCACGGCGCCGGCCGAGTCCACGCAAGCCAGCGCCACCAGCCGGCCCCCACCGCCGGCGTGCAGCGCCGAGACCACGCCGCACTCGGCGCACAGCGTCAGACCGTATGAGACATTCTCCACATTGCACCCGGTCACCACTCGACCGTCGTCGACCAGGCCGGCCGCGCCGACCCGCAGCCGTGAATACGGCGCGTAGGCGCGCTGGGCGATGTGGCTTGCTTTGTCCCGCAGCACATCCCACCGGACACCGGAGTTCACCACGGCGGCGTCACGCTTCGCACCCGTGAACGGCACGCACCTCGACACGCCCCGATCGGGCTGTTGAACACCTCACACAGCCAACCCTAACTTCTCCGCGGCGCAAGCCCCGATGGCGGCAACACATTTCATTCGGCACCCCGGGGGGGACTAGAGTCCAATCGACGGTTCCCCACGGCGAGGATGTTGGAGGCGCTGATGACGACAGCGGCATCCGTGGATCCGGTAGCACCGGGCTCGCGGGCGCGTTCACGACGGGCTCGCCGCACGCTGTATCGGGGCGACCCGGGCATGTGGTCCTGGCTGCTGCACCGCATCACCGGCGCGACCATCTTCTTCTTCCTGTTCGTCCACGTGCTCGACACCGCCGTGGTGCGGGTGAGCCCGCAGGCCTACAACGAGGTCATCGAGACCTACAAGACGCCGCTGGTCGGGTTGATGGAACTCGGGCTGATCGCCGCGGTGCTCTACCACGGGCTCAACGGGGTGCGGGTGATCCTCATCGACTTCTGGGAGCAGGGACCGCGCTACCAGCGGCTGATGCTCTGGGTGATCGCGATCGTCTGGCTTTTGGTCATGGTTCCGGCGACCGTGGTGATCGGCATTCACATGACGGGGTACTTCTCATGAGCGCACCGGACCTGCAACTGGGCCGCGGCGACACCGCACCGGTGATCCAGAGCAACTTCGACAGCCCCGCCAGCTTCGGCACCCCCCGCGCCCCGCGCCGGCACACCGGGATGGTCAACTTCGAGAAGTACACCTGGCTGTTCATGCGGTTCTCCGGGGTCGGTCTGATCTTCCTGGTGCTCGGCCACCTGTTCATCATGTTGATGTGGGAGGACGGGGTCTACCGCATCGACTTCAACTTCATCGCGCAGCGCTGGGCCTCGCCGTTCTGGCAGATGTGGGACCTGCTGCTGCTGTGGCTGGCACAACTGCACGGCGCCAACGGGATGCGCACCATCATCGGTGACTACACCCGCAAGAACTCGACCCGCTTCTGGCTGAACAGCCTGCTGCTGGTGTCGATGGTGTTCACGCTGCTGTTGGGCACCTACGTGCTGGTGACCTTCGACGCCAACATCTCCTAAGGAAACGAGTTGATTAGCGAACACCGATACGACGTCGTGATCGTCGGCGCCGGCGGCGCCGGCATGCGCGCGGCGGTGGAGGCCGCACCGCGCGCACGCACCGCGGTGCTGACCAAGCTCTACCCCACCCGCAGCCACACCGGCGCCGCGCAGGGCGGGATGTGCGCCGCGCTGGCCAACGTCGAGGACGACAACTGGGAGTGGCACACCTTCGACACCGTCAAGGGCGGTGACTACCTGGCCGACCAGGACGCCGTGGAGATCATGGCCAAGGAGGCCATCGACGCGGTGCTCGACCTGGAGAAGATGGGGATGCCGTTCAACCGCACCCCCGAGGGCCGCATCGACCAGCGCCGCTTCGGCGGGCACACCCGCGAGCACGGCAAGGCGCCGGTGCGGCGGTCCTGTTACGCCGCCGACCGCACCGGTCACATGATCCTGCAGACGCTGTATCAGAACTGCGTCAAACACGACGTCGAGTTCTTCAACGAGTTCTACGTGCTCGACCTGCTGCTCACCGACACCGCGTCGGGCCCGGTCGCCAGCGGCGTCGTCGCCTACGACCTGGCCACCGGCGGGATCCACGTCTTCCACGCCAAGTCCGTCGTGATCGCCACCGGCGGCTCGGGGCGCATGTACAAGACGACCTCCAACGCCCACACCCTGACCGGCGACGGCATGGGGGTGGTGTTCCGCAAGGGCCTGCCGCTGGAGGACATGGAGTTCCACCAGTTCCACCCGACCGGGCTGGCCGGGCTGGGGATCCTCATCTCCGAGGCGGTGCGCGGCGAGGGCGGCCGGCTGCTCAACGCCGACGGGGAGCGGTTCATGGAGCGCTACGCGCCCACGATCGTCGACCTGGCGCCGCGCGACATCGTGGCCCGCTCGATGGTGCTGGAGGTCCTCGAGGGCCGCGGCGCCGGACCGAACAAGGACTACGTCTACATCGACGTGCGCCACCTCGGCGCCGACGTGCTGGAAGCCAAGCTTCCCGACA
This sequence is a window from Mycolicibacillus parakoreensis. Protein-coding genes within it:
- a CDS encoding succinate dehydrogenase hydrophobic membrane anchor subunit encodes the protein MSAPDLQLGRGDTAPVIQSNFDSPASFGTPRAPRRHTGMVNFEKYTWLFMRFSGVGLIFLVLGHLFIMLMWEDGVYRIDFNFIAQRWASPFWQMWDLLLLWLAQLHGANGMRTIIGDYTRKNSTRFWLNSLLLVSMVFTLLLGTYVLVTFDANIS
- the sdhC gene encoding succinate dehydrogenase, cytochrome b556 subunit, whose protein sequence is MTTAASVDPVAPGSRARSRRARRTLYRGDPGMWSWLLHRITGATIFFFLFVHVLDTAVVRVSPQAYNEVIETYKTPLVGLMELGLIAAVLYHGLNGVRVILIDFWEQGPRYQRLMLWVIAIVWLLVMVPATVVIGIHMTGYFS
- a CDS encoding cytidine deaminase, translating into MNSGVRWDVLRDKASHIAQRAYAPYSRLRVGAAGLVDDGRVVTGCNVENVSYGLTLCAECGVVSALHAGGGGRLVALACVDSAGAVVLPCGRCRQLLWESGGPQLLVDHPGGPRPLAELLPDAFGPQSLPAP
- the sdhA gene encoding succinate dehydrogenase flavoprotein subunit, with the protein product MISEHRYDVVIVGAGGAGMRAAVEAAPRARTAVLTKLYPTRSHTGAAQGGMCAALANVEDDNWEWHTFDTVKGGDYLADQDAVEIMAKEAIDAVLDLEKMGMPFNRTPEGRIDQRRFGGHTREHGKAPVRRSCYAADRTGHMILQTLYQNCVKHDVEFFNEFYVLDLLLTDTASGPVASGVVAYDLATGGIHVFHAKSVVIATGGSGRMYKTTSNAHTLTGDGMGVVFRKGLPLEDMEFHQFHPTGLAGLGILISEAVRGEGGRLLNADGERFMERYAPTIVDLAPRDIVARSMVLEVLEGRGAGPNKDYVYIDVRHLGADVLEAKLPDITEFARTYLGVDPVTELVPVYPTCHYVMGGIPTTVTGQVLADNTTTVPGLYAAGECACVSVHGANRLGTNSLLDINVFGRRAGIAAAEYAAGREFVDLPEDPARMVIDWVAHVLSDHGHERVADIRGELQQTMDNNAAVFRTDETLNQALTDIRALKDRYAHITVHDKGKRFNSDLLEAIELGFLLELAEVTVVGALNRKESRGGHAREDYPDRDDANYMVHTMAYKQGSELRSDIRLDYKPVVQTRYEPKERKY